The Haloarcula sp. DT43 genome includes a region encoding these proteins:
- a CDS encoding uracil-xanthine permease family protein, which yields MGSPEAERQSVVSYDIEDKPPLGKAIPLGIQHVLAMFLGNVAPPLILAGAVGSVTGQTTFLVQMALIVAGVATIVQAYPVGPVGARLPVVMGTSFAFLGPLIGIGNQFGIAAVFGASLLAAPVEIVMGVSFDRFRRYFPPLVTGIVVMLIGLTLIPTGMNYAAGASAGPSAEGYGSFVNLGLAGLVLVVTVGLNQFFEGFLRVISVFVGIVVGYLVALALGVVDLSTVAAAGWVTVPVPLRYGLAFEPSAVVTVAFLYVITGMETIGDISGTVSATGRDATREEIRGGLVADGVMSAFGAVFNALPNTSFSQNVGLVNFTGVASRYVAGIGGAVLLALGFVPKVGAVVSAMPDAVLGGGALILFAMIFSSGARLITQNVELDHRNSTILAMSMALGLGVAFRPEILQNFPSEVQTLFGSALVTGGMAALVLNVVFPGGSVGTGPTEYTAGLEPNPGEPGAGAPPVDDD from the coding sequence ATGGGCAGTCCAGAGGCGGAGCGACAATCGGTCGTATCGTACGATATCGAGGACAAGCCGCCGCTGGGGAAGGCGATTCCCCTCGGCATCCAGCACGTGCTCGCCATGTTTCTCGGCAACGTTGCGCCCCCGCTCATCCTCGCGGGGGCCGTCGGGTCGGTGACGGGACAGACGACGTTTCTCGTCCAGATGGCGCTCATCGTCGCCGGCGTCGCCACCATCGTCCAGGCGTACCCGGTCGGGCCCGTCGGCGCGCGGCTCCCGGTGGTGATGGGGACCAGTTTCGCCTTTCTCGGCCCGCTCATCGGCATCGGGAACCAGTTCGGTATCGCCGCCGTGTTCGGGGCGTCGCTGCTGGCCGCGCCGGTCGAAATCGTCATGGGCGTCTCCTTCGACCGGTTCCGACGGTACTTCCCGCCGCTCGTCACTGGCATCGTCGTGATGCTCATCGGCCTGACGCTCATTCCCACCGGGATGAACTACGCCGCGGGGGCCTCGGCAGGGCCGTCGGCGGAGGGGTACGGCTCTTTCGTCAACCTCGGGCTGGCGGGGCTGGTCCTGGTCGTCACCGTCGGGCTGAACCAGTTCTTCGAGGGGTTCCTGCGCGTCATCAGCGTGTTCGTGGGTATCGTCGTCGGCTACCTCGTCGCGCTCGCACTGGGCGTGGTCGACCTCTCCACGGTCGCCGCCGCCGGGTGGGTGACGGTCCCGGTCCCGCTCAGGTACGGCCTCGCCTTCGAGCCGAGCGCGGTCGTCACCGTGGCCTTCCTCTATGTCATCACCGGCATGGAGACCATCGGCGACATCTCGGGGACGGTGTCGGCCACCGGGCGGGACGCCACCCGCGAGGAAATCCGGGGCGGGCTCGTCGCCGACGGCGTGATGAGCGCCTTCGGCGCGGTGTTCAACGCGCTCCCGAACACGTCGTTCTCGCAGAACGTCGGCCTGGTGAACTTCACCGGCGTCGCCAGCCGGTACGTCGCCGGCATCGGGGGCGCCGTCCTGCTCGCGCTCGGGTTCGTGCCGAAGGTCGGCGCGGTCGTCTCGGCGATGCCCGACGCCGTGCTGGGCGGTGGCGCGCTCATCCTGTTCGCGATGATATTCTCCTCGGGCGCGCGGCTCATCACGCAGAACGTCGAACTGGACCACCGCAACTCCACCATCCTGGCGATGTCGATGGCGCTGGGCCTGGGGGTCGCGTTCCGCCCCGAAATCCTCCAGAACTTCCCGTCGGAGGTCCAGACGCTGTTCGGGTCCGCGCTCGTCACCGGCGGGATGGCCGCGCTGGTCCTCAACGTCGTGTTCCCCGGCGGGAGCGTCGGCACCGGGCCGACGGAGTACACCGCCGGGCTGGAGCCGAATCCGGGCGAGCCGGGGGCCGGCGCACCGCCGGTCGACGACGACTGA
- the thrC gene encoding threonine synthase gives MGMTQVTTLECTLCGAEYDPNQVIYTCTEHEGVKGILEVKYDYDAIDEAFDGDLGGPIASQWKYEAFLPVAAEADVVTLNEGGTDLFDAPNLSEALGVTTLVKDDGRNPTGCFKDRASSIAVTKARHAGRDIITCASTGNAAASLSGYAARGGMDCRIFVPGDAPTGKLAQPLVYGADVLAVNGSYDEAYDLSVEVTEKYGWYNRNAAINPFQVEGKRTVGHELADQSIDRGHVPDWVVFSMGDGCTIAGAWKGFREFYDMGYVDDHPKMLGVQAEGASAIHDAFHDHDDVDDIAETVADSIAVGRPRNTVKACRALEQSGGTSVLVSDEDILEAEKLLGSTEGIYSEPAGATPVAGVRTALNRGIIEQDETVVVVSTGFGLKDTKSAEKATGGVDRIDPDIEEVEGLYGTAEEAAADD, from the coding sequence ATGGGCATGACGCAAGTCACCACCCTCGAGTGCACACTCTGTGGGGCGGAGTACGACCCGAACCAGGTCATCTACACCTGCACCGAACACGAGGGCGTGAAGGGGATTCTCGAAGTGAAATACGACTACGACGCCATCGACGAGGCGTTCGACGGCGACCTCGGCGGGCCGATAGCGAGCCAGTGGAAGTACGAGGCGTTCCTCCCGGTCGCGGCCGAGGCCGACGTGGTAACGCTCAACGAGGGCGGGACGGACCTCTTCGACGCGCCGAACCTCAGCGAGGCGCTCGGGGTCACGACGCTCGTCAAGGACGACGGCCGCAACCCGACGGGCTGTTTCAAGGACCGCGCCAGCTCAATCGCGGTCACGAAGGCCAGACACGCCGGCCGCGACATCATCACCTGTGCCTCGACGGGCAACGCGGCCGCCTCGCTGTCGGGGTACGCCGCCCGCGGCGGGATGGACTGTCGCATCTTCGTCCCCGGCGACGCCCCGACCGGCAAGCTCGCACAGCCGCTCGTCTACGGCGCTGACGTGCTCGCCGTCAACGGGAGCTACGACGAGGCCTACGACCTCAGCGTCGAGGTGACCGAGAAGTACGGCTGGTACAACCGCAACGCCGCCATCAACCCCTTCCAGGTCGAGGGCAAGCGCACCGTCGGTCACGAACTCGCCGACCAGTCCATCGACCGCGGGCACGTCCCCGACTGGGTCGTCTTCTCGATGGGCGACGGCTGTACCATCGCCGGGGCCTGGAAGGGCTTCAGGGAGTTCTACGACATGGGCTACGTCGACGACCATCCGAAGATGCTCGGCGTCCAGGCCGAGGGCGCGTCCGCCATCCACGACGCCTTCCACGACCACGACGACGTGGACGACATCGCCGAGACCGTGGCCGACTCCATCGCCGTCGGCCGGCCGCGAAACACCGTCAAGGCCTGCCGCGCGCTCGAACAGAGCGGCGGGACGAGCGTGCTGGTCTCCGACGAGGATATTCTGGAAGCCGAGAAACTGCTGGGCAGCACCGAGGGCATCTACTCCGAACCCGCGGGCGCGACGCCCGTCGCCGGCGTCCGGACGGCCCTCAACCGCGGCATCATCGAGCAAGACGAGACGGTCGTCGTCGTCTCGACGGGCTTCGGGCTGAAAGACACGAAAAGCGCGGAGAAGGCCACGGGCGGCGTCGACCGCATCGACCCCGACATCGAGGAGGTCGAGGGCCTGTACGGCACGGCCGAGGAAGCCGCGGCCGACGACTGA
- a CDS encoding dihydroorotase, giving the protein MTDVHIRDARLVTASGVQRGELAISDGTIDAVGPASSVSAPSDPETVIDADGMVALPGAIDVHTHMHDDDLFPDGIDFASQTASAAAGGVTTVVELPTQTPVTTPAALREKAATCAALAHVDFGLVAGNVRDPDLDVEGVMDAGTADFKTFTADPYRASDASIARLMRRVGEAGGTVRVHCETQGLLDDARSTIDGDGPDVYMDSRPLEAELDAISRAGYFAEYADCPLHVVHISSGSGAREAARFDSRANVPVTLETCPQYLAFSKADVDEKGPFLKVNPSLKSEAERERLWDAVRDGTIDLVGTDHFPTYRETREAGWADIWEPYAGLPGVETMVEFLVSEGVHAGRISWPRLHELVCAAPARNAGIYPRKGSLQVGTDADVLLVREDDYEVTAEDHAFVGGWTPYEGRRWSARVDTVVAGGDIVARDHDVLSTAGRGQFLDRPL; this is encoded by the coding sequence ATGACAGACGTTCACATCAGAGACGCGCGGCTGGTGACGGCGTCCGGAGTCCAGCGGGGCGAGCTCGCCATCTCCGACGGGACGATTGACGCCGTCGGTCCGGCGTCGTCAGTCTCCGCGCCCAGCGACCCCGAGACCGTCATCGACGCGGACGGCATGGTCGCGCTCCCGGGAGCCATCGACGTCCACACCCACATGCACGACGACGACCTGTTTCCCGACGGCATCGACTTCGCGTCCCAGACCGCGAGCGCGGCCGCCGGCGGGGTGACGACGGTCGTCGAGCTACCGACCCAGACACCCGTCACGACGCCGGCGGCACTGCGCGAGAAGGCGGCGACGTGCGCAGCCCTCGCACACGTCGATTTCGGCCTCGTCGCGGGCAACGTTCGGGACCCCGACCTCGACGTCGAGGGAGTCATGGACGCAGGGACGGCCGACTTCAAGACGTTCACCGCCGACCCGTACCGGGCGAGCGACGCGTCCATCGCCCGTCTCATGCGCCGGGTGGGCGAGGCCGGAGGCACGGTTCGCGTCCACTGCGAGACGCAGGGACTGCTCGACGACGCGCGGTCGACTATCGACGGCGACGGCCCCGACGTGTACATGGACTCGCGGCCGCTGGAAGCCGAACTGGACGCCATCTCCCGGGCCGGGTACTTCGCGGAGTACGCCGACTGCCCGCTGCACGTCGTCCACATCTCCAGCGGGAGCGGCGCACGCGAGGCCGCCCGCTTCGACTCGCGGGCCAACGTCCCGGTCACGCTCGAAACCTGTCCGCAGTATCTGGCCTTCTCGAAGGCCGACGTCGACGAGAAGGGCCCGTTCCTGAAGGTCAACCCCAGCCTCAAGTCCGAGGCCGAGCGAGAGCGACTCTGGGATGCGGTCCGGGACGGGACGATAGACCTCGTCGGGACGGACCACTTCCCGACCTACCGCGAGACCCGGGAGGCCGGCTGGGCAGACATCTGGGAGCCCTACGCCGGCCTCCCGGGCGTCGAGACGATGGTCGAGTTCCTCGTCAGCGAGGGCGTCCACGCGGGCCGGATTTCGTGGCCGCGGCTCCACGAACTCGTGTGTGCGGCCCCGGCCAGGAACGCCGGCATCTACCCGCGGAAGGGGTCACTGCAGGTCGGCACGGATGCCGACGTGCTGCTCGTCCGCGAGGACGACTACGAGGTGACCGCCGAGGACCACGCGTTCGTCGGCGGTTGGACGCCGTACGAGGGGCGGCGCTGGAGCGCCCGCGTGGACACGGTCGTCGCCGGCGGCGACATCGTCGCGCGGGACCACGACGTCCTGTCGACGGCCGGTCGCGGGCAGTTCCTGGACCGGCCGCTGTAG
- a CDS encoding amidohydrolase family protein — MILNAGTLVTMNDERTVRSEAHVVVEDGEIVAIEDGYAPDEDAVDAREEVVIPGLVNCHTHMYALPIRGAPLDAAPESFYEALVDIWWNVDEAFTERDARLSALGSCAEMLASGVTTFCDNYSGPNTLPGGLDAVAEGVAQTPIRGMLAFEATARNSEAQAREGIAENRRFVRDGEDDYDRVSGHYCLHTLFTNTEAVVEECVDRAVDDDRPIQIHLEEGLVDVHESIAEYGARPVPALDEMGFFDAEVIAAHCVHSTESEIEILAENDARVAHNPYSNINNAVGIADVETMAAHDVTIGLGDDGWDPDMFETMRSAVGIHKLKQRNPSGFDMATALGWATIGSAAVLGMDDAVGSIEVGKQADFVTLDLGPNPVLAGSAPYYVVSAASRADVTRTIVGGETVYERGAGVTGVDDADMAAVGDASAELWDRL, encoded by the coding sequence GTGATACTGAACGCAGGGACGCTCGTCACGATGAACGACGAGCGCACGGTCCGGTCGGAGGCCCACGTCGTCGTCGAGGACGGGGAAATCGTCGCTATCGAGGACGGCTACGCGCCGGACGAGGACGCAGTCGACGCACGCGAGGAAGTCGTCATCCCGGGGCTGGTGAACTGCCACACGCACATGTACGCGCTCCCGATTCGCGGCGCGCCGCTCGACGCCGCACCGGAGAGCTTCTACGAGGCGCTCGTCGACATCTGGTGGAACGTCGACGAGGCGTTCACCGAGCGTGACGCCCGCCTCTCGGCGCTGGGGTCCTGTGCCGAGATGCTGGCAAGCGGCGTCACGACGTTCTGTGACAACTACTCCGGGCCGAACACGCTGCCGGGCGGGCTCGACGCCGTCGCCGAGGGCGTCGCACAGACGCCGATACGAGGCATGCTAGCGTTCGAGGCGACGGCCCGGAACTCCGAGGCCCAGGCCAGGGAGGGCATCGCGGAGAACCGCCGGTTCGTCCGCGACGGCGAGGACGACTACGACAGGGTGTCGGGGCACTACTGCCTCCACACGCTGTTTACGAATACCGAAGCCGTCGTCGAGGAGTGCGTCGACCGGGCCGTTGACGACGACCGCCCCATCCAGATTCACCTCGAAGAGGGGCTCGTCGACGTCCACGAGTCCATCGCCGAGTACGGGGCGCGGCCGGTGCCGGCGCTCGACGAGATGGGCTTTTTCGACGCCGAGGTCATCGCGGCCCACTGCGTCCACTCGACGGAGTCAGAAATCGAAATCCTCGCCGAGAACGACGCTCGCGTGGCCCACAACCCCTACTCCAACATCAACAACGCCGTCGGCATCGCCGACGTCGAGACGATGGCGGCCCACGACGTGACAATCGGGCTCGGTGACGACGGGTGGGACCCGGACATGTTCGAGACCATGCGCTCGGCCGTCGGCATCCACAAACTGAAACAGCGCAATCCCAGCGGATTCGACATGGCGACCGCCCTCGGGTGGGCGACCATCGGCAGCGCGGCGGTCCTGGGGATGGACGACGCGGTCGGTAGCATCGAAGTGGGGAAACAGGCCGACTTCGTCACGCTGGACCTCGGTCCGAACCCGGTCCTGGCCGGGAGCGCCCCGTACTACGTCGTCAGCGCCGCGAGTCGCGCGGACGTGACGCGGACGATTGTCGGCGGGGAGACCGTCTACGAGCGCGGGGCCGGCGTGACTGGGGTCGACGACGCGGACATGGCCGCCGTCGGCGACGCGAGCGCCGAACTCTGGGACCGGCTGTAG
- a CDS encoding bacteriohemerythrin produces MGTDSTGEFAEWDEERYSTNVERFDEQHKRLFGLLNDLHTAMDEGHSEEEVGDILRELERYTEYHFGDEEEFMQNCGYAMDCSDCFYNHREMHEEFAGKVRELREKHENGEYVTMEVLTVARDWLDAHIAASDEDQNYADYFENEVSDDYEYEPGQLYQDRSASEDPVPVERRSEDAGVRLDSEVHDGGSLSVPEGSVAAWFEDVASEYGDRTAALVRADGEFVERSFEGMADRAKAIAGGLLSTALRPGDRLAIRAQSQYEWSVLDLACHFAGLVPVALYPSASDDRAAEVIERTGATGLVAEGDVAEDLARAVETVLDFGALPTDEARVLPGLQTDGDEVATVAFDVAAPAEQAGCALTHRNLLAAAESLREELPVDPGATGTCSLPLAHVYQRVATYYLWATGSAVAYLGADSFVDQLAAVEPDVLVGVPKMYQQLYGTIQDRLGDMGWMKRKVGGRVTAYGRDIVAGRGTPLKYRAAERLVYRPLRREAGLANLTYALSGTGQLDDHLLYFFRGLDVPVCELYGSVGTTGIGALNRADAYVEGTIGDPMAGVELAVAENRELLVRGPTVLGGFLDDDRTGARTLRDDWYHTGETAEVGSDGTLSLGE; encoded by the coding sequence ATGGGCACGGACTCGACGGGGGAATTCGCCGAGTGGGACGAGGAGCGATACAGCACCAACGTCGAGCGGTTCGACGAGCAGCACAAGCGGCTGTTCGGACTGCTGAACGACCTCCACACGGCGATGGACGAGGGCCACTCCGAGGAGGAGGTCGGCGACATCCTGCGGGAGCTAGAACGGTACACGGAGTACCACTTCGGCGACGAGGAGGAGTTCATGCAGAACTGCGGGTACGCCATGGACTGCAGCGACTGTTTCTACAACCACCGGGAGATGCACGAGGAGTTCGCCGGGAAGGTCCGGGAGCTCCGCGAGAAACACGAGAACGGGGAGTACGTCACGATGGAGGTCCTGACAGTCGCCCGGGACTGGCTCGACGCCCACATCGCCGCGAGCGACGAGGACCAGAACTACGCGGACTACTTCGAGAACGAGGTCAGCGACGACTACGAGTACGAGCCCGGCCAGCTCTACCAGGACCGGTCGGCGTCGGAAGACCCTGTCCCGGTCGAGCGGCGAAGCGAGGACGCCGGCGTGCGCCTCGACAGCGAGGTCCACGACGGGGGGTCGCTGTCGGTCCCCGAGGGGTCGGTGGCCGCCTGGTTCGAGGACGTCGCCTCGGAGTACGGGGACCGGACCGCGGCGCTCGTCCGGGCCGACGGCGAGTTCGTCGAGCGGAGCTTCGAGGGGATGGCAGACCGGGCGAAAGCTATCGCGGGCGGCCTCCTCTCGACGGCCCTGCGGCCGGGGGACCGACTGGCCATCAGGGCGCAGTCCCAGTACGAGTGGTCCGTCCTCGACCTGGCCTGTCACTTCGCCGGGCTCGTCCCGGTGGCGCTCTACCCGTCGGCCAGCGACGACCGGGCCGCCGAGGTCATCGAACGGACCGGCGCGACCGGGCTCGTCGCCGAGGGCGACGTGGCCGAGGACCTCGCGAGGGCCGTCGAGACCGTGCTCGATTTCGGGGCGCTGCCGACCGACGAGGCGAGGGTGCTCCCCGGCCTCCAGACGGACGGCGACGAGGTGGCGACGGTCGCGTTCGACGTGGCCGCCCCGGCGGAGCAGGCCGGCTGTGCGCTGACACACCGGAACCTCCTGGCGGCAGCCGAGAGCCTCCGCGAGGAGCTACCCGTCGACCCCGGGGCGACCGGGACGTGTTCGCTCCCGCTGGCACACGTCTATCAGCGGGTCGCGACGTACTACCTCTGGGCGACCGGGAGCGCCGTCGCCTACCTCGGGGCCGACTCGTTCGTCGACCAGCTCGCGGCCGTCGAGCCCGACGTGCTCGTCGGCGTCCCGAAGATGTACCAGCAGCTCTACGGGACGATACAGGACCGACTGGGCGACATGGGCTGGATGAAGCGCAAGGTCGGCGGCCGGGTCACCGCCTACGGGCGGGACATCGTCGCGGGACGGGGGACGCCGCTGAAATACCGGGCCGCGGAGCGGCTCGTGTACAGGCCGCTCCGGCGGGAGGCGGGGCTCGCGAACCTCACGTACGCCCTCTCCGGAACGGGCCAGCTAGACGACCACCTGCTGTACTTCTTCCGGGGGCTCGACGTACCGGTCTGTGAGCTGTACGGCTCCGTCGGGACGACCGGCATCGGCGCTCTGAACCGGGCGGACGCCTACGTCGAGGGGACAATCGGCGACCCGATGGCCGGCGTCGAACTCGCGGTGGCGGAGAACAGGGAGCTACTGGTCCGCGGCCCGACCGTCCTGGGCGGCTTCCTCGACGACGACCGGACGGGCGCACGGACGCTCCGGGACGACTGGTACCACACCGGCGAGACCGCCGAAGTGGGGTCGGACGGCACGCTGTCGCTGGGCGAGTGA
- a CDS encoding pyridoxamine 5'-phosphate oxidase family protein produces the protein MRTLSDEAVVEVLAGNGIGVLALSSPSEATPYPVPVAFGYDPATDCLAFHLSESDGSRKHRYLAANASAAFTVYEETEPKSVWRSVVVTGELVETTYGDVEPALASLASNTQFAPNPVSWGGTETTTPYELRIEDWSGREFRVG, from the coding sequence ATGCGCACACTCAGTGACGAAGCGGTCGTCGAGGTCCTCGCGGGGAACGGCATCGGCGTGCTGGCGCTGTCGAGTCCGTCGGAGGCGACCCCGTACCCGGTCCCGGTCGCGTTCGGCTACGACCCGGCGACGGACTGCCTGGCGTTTCACCTCTCGGAGAGCGACGGGAGCCGGAAACACCGCTACTTGGCGGCGAACGCCAGCGCCGCCTTCACCGTCTACGAGGAGACCGAACCCAAGTCTGTGTGGCGAAGCGTCGTCGTCACCGGCGAACTGGTCGAGACGACCTACGGCGACGTGGAGCCGGCCCTCGCCTCGCTGGCCAGCAACACGCAGTTCGCGCCGAACCCGGTCAGCTGGGGCGGGACGGAGACGACCACGCCGTACGAACTCCGAATCGAGGACTGGAGCGGGCGGGAGTTCCGGGTCGGGTGA
- a CDS encoding SHOCT domain-containing protein, whose translation MFPFTTALLQHGPMGPHGGAMGAGTGATPGVWWLLLALVVFVAIGGLWYLRRQRTTAQPDSLETLKRQYANGEIDEAELETRADRLLQYES comes from the coding sequence ATGTTCCCATTCACGACCGCGTTACTCCAGCACGGACCGATGGGCCCCCACGGCGGGGCGATGGGGGCGGGGACGGGCGCGACACCGGGCGTCTGGTGGCTGCTCCTGGCGCTCGTCGTCTTCGTGGCGATTGGGGGCCTGTGGTACCTGCGGCGACAACGGACGACCGCCCAGCCGGACTCGCTGGAGACGCTCAAACGGCAGTACGCGAACGGCGAGATAGACGAGGCGGAACTGGAGACGCGGGCCGACCGACTGCTCCAGTACGAATCGTAG
- a CDS encoding class I SAM-dependent methyltransferase, with translation MDPDDVRDDWASRSGKFSPAYYAELGPNEVSETLVDVLDHYVHDDARIIELGCGSGRHLAHLKNHGYGDLTGVDINDDSFDVMAEHYPRLAESGTFHTGALEDLLPEFEDDAFDVVYSVETLQHIHPDDAWVFGEIARVAGDLLVVAENEGNSPDRGRADAEVSYVDDDFPLYHRDWKQVFSEHGLAQIIREPTSRDTIRVFRAP, from the coding sequence ATGGACCCGGACGACGTTCGAGACGACTGGGCCTCCCGCTCCGGGAAGTTCTCGCCGGCGTACTACGCCGAACTCGGCCCCAACGAGGTTAGCGAGACGCTCGTCGACGTGCTCGACCACTACGTCCACGACGACGCCCGAATCATCGAACTCGGGTGTGGGTCGGGTCGCCACCTGGCCCACCTCAAGAACCACGGCTACGGGGACCTCACCGGGGTCGACATCAACGACGACTCCTTCGACGTGATGGCCGAGCACTACCCCCGGCTCGCGGAGTCGGGGACGTTCCACACCGGCGCGCTGGAGGACCTCCTCCCGGAGTTCGAGGACGACGCGTTCGACGTCGTCTACTCCGTCGAGACGCTCCAGCACATCCATCCCGACGACGCGTGGGTGTTCGGGGAAATCGCGCGCGTCGCCGGGGACCTGCTGGTCGTCGCCGAGAACGAGGGCAACAGCCCCGACCGCGGACGCGCGGACGCCGAGGTCAGCTACGTCGACGACGACTTCCCGCTGTACCACCGCGACTGGAAGCAGGTGTTCTCGGAACACGGCCTCGCACAGATTATCCGTGAGCCAACGTCGCGGGACACCATCCGCGTGTTCCGCGCCCCCTGA
- a CDS encoding DUF7571 family protein: MQLCQNCQAAIDEYLLDKQLEPLRDLTVDDFNLCTDCVTVVADACTECGGAVYVPRSKSAVPDCCPACRSDHIAETGADPGWHFDAAST, from the coding sequence ATGCAACTGTGCCAGAACTGTCAGGCGGCTATCGACGAGTACCTCTTGGACAAACAACTCGAACCCCTGCGGGACCTCACAGTCGACGACTTCAACCTCTGTACCGACTGCGTGACAGTCGTCGCGGACGCCTGCACGGAGTGTGGCGGCGCGGTGTACGTCCCGCGCTCGAAGTCCGCGGTCCCCGATTGCTGTCCGGCCTGCCGGTCCGACCACATCGCAGAGACCGGGGCCGACCCGGGCTGGCACTTCGACGCGGCGTCGACCTGA
- a CDS encoding DMT family transporter: MTRSTRHLGSLFAALALIWGLSFVAIKTGLETVPPVLLAAVRHDIAAVVLLGYALWQGRTLRPRTRDDWSLILIGGIVLIGAHFALLFLGQQYVPSSFGAILLSLTPVVTPAFASTLLPSYRVRPHELIGTVCGFVGVVIIANPTPGSVGGRLLGVALLIGSAVAFAVGAVLTERFTSSLPLVSLQAWMTLLGAAILHAVSAGLPSERLGTVSVGLEQVAAVAYLGIVASAVGFLLYFRLVSTVGAAETSLVSYAVPAVTAVSGWLLLGETLGPVTVAGFAVIVVGFAWVKADVLRSLRRRHAGSRSYHCGPQDDCVVVSGNAYATRE; encoded by the coding sequence ATGACACGCTCGACACGACATCTCGGCTCGCTGTTTGCTGCGCTCGCGCTCATCTGGGGTCTCTCCTTTGTGGCTATCAAGACCGGCCTCGAAACCGTCCCGCCGGTGCTGCTGGCAGCGGTCCGACACGACATCGCCGCCGTCGTCCTGCTCGGCTACGCCCTCTGGCAGGGCCGAACGCTGCGCCCGCGGACCCGCGACGACTGGTCGCTGATACTCATCGGCGGCATCGTCCTCATCGGCGCACACTTCGCGTTGCTGTTTCTCGGTCAGCAGTACGTCCCGAGCTCCTTCGGCGCAATCCTGCTCAGTCTCACGCCGGTGGTGACCCCGGCGTTCGCCTCGACGCTGCTGCCCAGCTACCGGGTCCGCCCCCACGAACTCATCGGTACCGTCTGCGGGTTCGTCGGCGTGGTCATCATCGCCAACCCCACGCCGGGTTCGGTCGGCGGCCGGCTGCTGGGCGTCGCCCTACTCATCGGGTCGGCCGTGGCGTTCGCGGTCGGTGCGGTCCTGACCGAACGCTTCACCAGTTCCCTCCCGCTCGTGAGCCTCCAGGCCTGGATGACGCTGCTCGGTGCCGCCATCTTACACGCCGTCAGCGCCGGCCTGCCCTCGGAGCGGCTCGGGACTGTCTCGGTCGGTCTCGAACAGGTCGCGGCGGTCGCGTACCTCGGTATCGTCGCCAGCGCCGTCGGGTTCCTGCTGTACTTCCGCCTGGTCAGCACCGTCGGGGCCGCCGAGACCAGTCTGGTCTCCTACGCCGTCCCGGCGGTGACGGCCGTCAGCGGCTGGCTCCTGCTCGGCGAGACGCTCGGGCCGGTGACCGTCGCCGGCTTCGCCGTCATCGTGGTCGGGTTCGCGTGGGTGAAAGCCGACGTGCTCCGGTCCCTGCGGCGTCGCCACGCCGGCTCCCGGTCGTACCACTGTGGCCCCCAGGACGACTGCGTGGTCGTCAGCGGGAACGCGTACGCGACCCGGGAATAA